CTGCCCCAGCAGCAGCGAGCGGAAGCCGGTGCAGTCGATGAACAGATCACCCTCCACGCGCGTGCCGTCCTCCATCACCAGCGCGGCGATGTCGCCCTGCGCGCTGGTCTGCACGGCGGCGATCTTCCCTTCGATGCGGCGGGCGCCGAAGCCCTCGCTGAAACGGCGCAGGAAGCGCGCGTACAGCCCGGCATCGAGGTGGAAGGCGTAGTTCATGCCGTTGCGCGCCAAGTGGGCGAAGCGCTGCTCCTGCGCGGCGCGCAGCTCCAGGCAGTAGTCGCCGTAGTCGCGCGCCAGCCCGCGCTGGCGGCCCTTCATCCAGAAGTGCTGGAAGCCCGCGCTCCAGTGGTCCTTGCCGGTGGTACCGAAGGAGTGGATGTAGTCCTGGCCCGGCTCGCGCCAGCCCTCGAACTGGATGCCGAGCTTGATCGTGGCGCCGGTGGCAGCCATGAACGCCTGCTCGTCGATGTCCAGCAGGCGATGGAAGGTGACCAGCGTGGGGATGGTGGCCTCGCCCACGCCGACCGTGCCGATCTCCTCGGACTCGACCAGGGTGATGTCCAGCACCTTGCCCAGGGTGCGCGAGAGGGCCGCGGCGGCCATCCAGCCGGCGGTGCCGCCGCCGGCGATGACCACGCGCTTGACCGGGCGGGGCTGGGAACTGTCCGTCATGCGGTTCGATCCTTTGCGGCGCTCAGCGGTTGAGCCGCTGCAGCAGGCGCGCGCGCAGCTCGCGCGCGCGGGTGTCGTCCATCGGCGCCAGCGCGCCGCGCGCCTCGGGCGCGATATGCGCCACCGTCTCGGCGTCGGCGTCGAACACGTAGTGGCGGAACACCTCGCGCCAGTGCTCGCGCTCGTGCGCCGGCAGGTCGCGCACGCTCAGCAGCGCCAGCATCAGCGCGTTCATCGGCGAATCCATGTAGGCCGGGCTGCGCCGCCACCAGTAGTTCACCAGGATGTTGAACGGGGCCAGGCCTTCCATGTGGTGCCACCACAGCGAAGGGATCAGCACCGCGTCGCCCGGCTCCAGCACCGCGACCTGCGCATGGCGCAGCGCCTCGGCGAAGCGCGGATGGGCCTGGTAGTCGGGATCGGCGAAGTCCACCAGGCTGATCGCCTGCCCCGCCGGCGTGCGATCCAGCGGGCCGATGTACAGATTGGCCAGCTGCTCCGGCGGGAACAGCGTGACCCGGCGGCGACCCGCCACCACGCACGCGATGTTGTCGGGCACGTCCTGGTGGGCGGCGATGCTGGTGCGGTTGCCGATCCAGATGCTGGCCAGCGGCACATGCGCGCCCAGGTCCAGATCGTTCTCGGCGCGGAAGCCCGGCAGCCAGGTATCGATCGTCGTCGAGCCGACGTAGATCGCCGGCGGCGCGGGGTCCTGCAGGTAGCCCAGCAGCGTGTCCAGCACCACCGGCAGCGGCACGCGCTCCTGGCGGAAATTGAAGCCCTGCTGCCCGTCGGTATAGAAGAACCGGCCGCCGGTCTCGGGCGCGGCCACGGTGGCGACCACCGGGTCGGGGCGCGCGAAGCGGCGCAGATAGGCCACCGCCTCCTGCGCCGACGCCGCACCGGCCCGGGCCATGGGCCAGTCGGCCACCACGCCGCGCAGCACCAGCGGCCGGTCGGAGGCCA
The window above is part of the Pseudoxanthomonas sp. X-1 genome. Proteins encoded here:
- a CDS encoding cupin-like domain-containing protein, translating into MQPATPRPIEERHGLRADTLGPELLASDRPLVLRGVVADWPMARAGAASAQEAVAYLRRFARPDPVVATVAAPETGGRFFYTDGQQGFNFRQERVPLPVVLDTLLGYLQDPAPPAIYVGSTTIDTWLPGFRAENDLDLGAHVPLASIWIGNRTSIAAHQDVPDNIACVVAGRRRVTLFPPEQLANLYIGPLDRTPAGQAISLVDFADPDYQAHPRFAEALRHAQVAVLEPGDAVLIPSLWWHHMEGLAPFNILVNYWWRRSPAYMDSPMNALMLALLSVRDLPAHEREHWREVFRHYVFDADAETVAHIAPEARGALAPMDDTRARELRARLLQRLNR